In one Corynebacterium bovis DSM 20582 = CIP 54.80 genomic region, the following are encoded:
- a CDS encoding aldehyde dehydrogenase family protein, which produces MLIDRIASRIAGKDCQHDEWVTVLDSSVHLSDPKCAQTLLQKAGEPATVRDDPRVTTQVGITTKEQMELALSMAHTAQPRWEQMGMNARRTIIEAVRQAIISEFDTFIELVCREGHPRSLAEWELQGALSMTSPESVDTACHFMKHQVVVDGREITVQRRSDGVVGFHPPKNAPASSSMLGLLVLLAGNAVVMKAPRSHPAAVSWLWSTIIEPTLREHGASEGLVAVTCGRPDEILKQWVDSKYCNDIFYIGGSQYGFEWERRAIAAGKKPVLELEGNDHLIVTGTADVNAAAESANECFYGSGQICMVPKNVWVEESIASEFIECLKNLAGELSPGPVTAPGNRLSPVLRADEMFEVMADAVDAGSSVVTGGYRVNIDNVRDENKIFVRPTVLSIEDIQIAEGLRCIEEETFFPLLQVVTYHKRELDRVLQIVNTSAHGLRASIWSDDDHEIKRFVETVSNCGILKINDSHTGMTKGMPTHGGTGVTGGAFGELNMPMVRTSHAQAVVNATGANRNGSSSGADYITYLEREGNGR; this is translated from the coding sequence ATGCTCATCGATAGAATTGCTTCGCGCATAGCCGGGAAGGACTGTCAGCACGACGAATGGGTCACGGTGCTGGATTCGTCAGTACATCTAAGTGACCCGAAGTGTGCTCAAACTTTGCTCCAGAAGGCAGGAGAGCCGGCGACCGTACGCGACGACCCGCGTGTTACGACCCAGGTTGGCATTACTACTAAGGAGCAGATGGAACTGGCGCTCAGTATGGCACATACCGCTCAACCACGGTGGGAGCAGATGGGGATGAACGCTAGGCGTACCATCATCGAAGCGGTGCGACAGGCCATTATTTCTGAATTCGATACATTTATTGAACTAGTTTGCCGTGAAGGGCATCCACGAAGCCTAGCAGAGTGGGAGTTGCAGGGCGCCTTATCGATGACAAGTCCTGAGAGTGTGGATACTGCCTGTCACTTCATGAAACACCAAGTAGTAGTAGATGGTCGAGAGATCACTGTTCAGCGGCGTAGCGATGGCGTGGTGGGCTTCCATCCGCCTAAGAATGCTCCCGCATCGAGCTCCATGCTAGGCCTACTTGTTCTCCTTGCCGGGAACGCAGTAGTGATGAAGGCGCCAAGGAGCCATCCTGCAGCTGTTTCTTGGTTGTGGTCAACCATCATCGAACCCACCCTGAGAGAACACGGTGCATCAGAGGGCTTAGTCGCAGTTACCTGCGGAAGACCAGATGAAATACTGAAGCAATGGGTCGATAGTAAGTATTGCAATGACATCTTCTATATAGGAGGCTCTCAATACGGATTTGAATGGGAACGCCGTGCCATCGCAGCAGGAAAGAAGCCGGTCCTCGAGCTAGAGGGAAATGATCATTTGATTGTTACCGGGACCGCGGATGTTAATGCGGCGGCAGAGTCGGCGAACGAATGTTTCTACGGATCTGGTCAGATATGCATGGTACCGAAAAATGTGTGGGTCGAGGAATCTATCGCGTCGGAATTCATCGAATGTCTGAAGAACCTTGCAGGCGAGCTCTCTCCCGGACCGGTCACCGCTCCCGGCAATAGGCTATCTCCGGTATTGAGGGCTGACGAGATGTTTGAGGTCATGGCAGACGCCGTCGATGCAGGAAGTAGCGTCGTGACCGGCGGGTACCGTGTCAACATCGATAACGTTCGCGACGAGAATAAAATCTTTGTCAGACCTACGGTACTGTCCATCGAAGACATCCAAATCGCCGAAGGTCTGAGATGTATTGAAGAAGAGACGTTCTTCCCTCTTCTGCAAGTGGTCACATACCATAAGCGGGAGCTAGACCGTGTACTTCAGATAGTAAATACATCTGCCCACGGCTTGCGGGCGTCGATCTGGAGTGATGATGACCATGAGATCAAACGCTTCGTTGAAACAGTATCTAACTGCGGAATTCTTAAAATCAACGACAGCCATACTGGAATGACTAAGGGAATGCCTACACATGGGGGCACTGGCGTGACCGGAGGGGCGTTCGGTGAGTTAAATATGCCCATGGTTCGAACATCACATGCGCAGGCCGTTGTGAACGCTACGGGTGCAAACCGCAACGGATCGAGTTCAGGAGCGGACTACATTACCTACCTCGAGCGAGAAGGGAACGGTCGTTAG
- a CDS encoding acyl-CoA dehydrogenase family protein: MKQLDYVRGFCEAEFPGSISAIESGEVNGAVPKDVADHMRRTGLPGALVPASSGGRGLSAVQALRIAVGLGSASASVAVAFAMHGFSVATVASLEEDESRGTLKRVATENLLMCSAFSEGRHGQSLRQPSVAAVRSKDGYWLLNGSKKPCTLAENCDIVTAGIGVESDSSQALHQLAFAVFDRDGDGISSRPFWGNDVIQGAGSDELVFRNVKVSDRDIYLIDSQTAKSDRLDILGTAWFTLVLIGGYAGVALATIEQLYRLGRGKTESRAAALAAAAGDIESVLLASETISQSIDTRIGYDTLYSILQTRYTLERTLTRHRQELERLAGGSEFIRPSTLTTRTRSTQALQFHPPFWRDQFSEINRFREEGKTFGFL; encoded by the coding sequence ATGAAGCAGTTGGATTATGTCCGCGGATTTTGTGAAGCAGAGTTCCCGGGAAGCATTTCGGCGATCGAAAGTGGAGAAGTAAACGGCGCCGTCCCGAAGGACGTCGCCGACCATATGCGACGCACTGGGCTTCCCGGGGCCCTCGTACCGGCGTCTAGTGGTGGTCGTGGCTTGAGCGCAGTTCAAGCTCTCCGCATCGCAGTTGGGCTTGGTTCAGCATCTGCCTCGGTAGCGGTCGCTTTCGCCATGCATGGCTTTTCTGTAGCGACTGTCGCCTCTCTTGAAGAAGATGAGTCCCGAGGTACATTGAAGCGTGTTGCTACAGAGAACCTATTGATGTGCAGTGCATTTTCCGAGGGGCGCCACGGCCAATCGCTGCGTCAGCCTAGCGTTGCTGCAGTACGCTCCAAAGACGGATATTGGCTTCTTAATGGAAGCAAGAAGCCGTGCACGTTAGCTGAAAACTGCGACATTGTTACTGCGGGGATCGGCGTTGAATCAGACAGTTCCCAAGCATTACATCAGCTCGCGTTTGCGGTATTCGATCGTGACGGTGATGGGATTAGTTCCCGACCATTCTGGGGCAATGACGTTATTCAAGGGGCTGGCAGTGATGAGCTAGTTTTCAGAAACGTCAAGGTGAGCGACCGGGATATATATCTGATCGATTCCCAAACTGCAAAGAGTGACCGTCTAGATATTTTGGGAACCGCCTGGTTCACGCTCGTTCTCATCGGAGGCTACGCCGGCGTCGCCTTGGCAACAATCGAGCAATTGTACAGGTTAGGGCGAGGGAAGACGGAATCCCGGGCTGCTGCGCTTGCCGCCGCGGCGGGCGATATCGAATCCGTCCTATTGGCGTCTGAGACGATATCGCAGAGCATAGACACACGTATTGGGTACGATACACTGTATTCCATACTGCAAACTAGGTACACGTTAGAGAGGACGCTAACGAGGCACCGACAGGAGCTCGAACGACTGGCCGGAGGGTCGGAATTTATCCGCCCCTCGACGTTAACAACCCGAACTCGCAGCACGCAAGCGCTCCAGTTCCACCCACCGTTTTGGCGAGACCAATTTTCCGAAATTAACAGGTTCAGAGAGGAGGGGAAGACCTTTGGCTTCCTCTGA
- a CDS encoding aspartate aminotransferase family protein: MAGYGTQLLGTQNHDVIDRVVEQIHRQSLSCRSMESEVTVEAAEMLAKLSPQGLDKVFFTNSGAEAVEAAIKFARAAGYKRFVVAADGYHGKSIGALSVTGRDYYQEPFRPLMPGVQRVPFNDIEALSRVVSDDVAVILEPVQGEAGVVIPDSGYLAAVRQLCDQTGALLIVDEIQTGLGRCGCMWRSAPVVPDILLTGKTLSGGVIPVAAVVTSAELYEPFDRDLFLHASTFGGSPVACSAVLATLEKLVADDVPDRSLRLGEQLERIFREITQSGKDGASSGRYPHLTSVRGEGSLWAMEFIDETAAGAFYSALVHHGVVANHSLNASNIVRFTPSAYIGERELMHFRSALKNALEASNA, translated from the coding sequence ATGGCTGGGTATGGTACCCAACTGCTGGGCACTCAAAATCATGACGTTATCGATCGGGTGGTTGAGCAGATCCACCGCCAGTCATTGTCGTGCCGCAGTATGGAATCCGAAGTCACTGTAGAAGCTGCCGAAATGTTGGCTAAGCTGTCTCCGCAGGGCCTCGACAAGGTATTCTTTACTAATTCCGGCGCAGAAGCTGTTGAAGCGGCGATCAAGTTCGCGCGCGCAGCCGGATATAAGCGGTTTGTCGTAGCAGCGGATGGATATCATGGCAAGTCAATTGGGGCACTGAGCGTAACTGGTCGAGACTACTACCAGGAGCCTTTTCGTCCGCTAATGCCTGGAGTCCAACGGGTTCCGTTTAATGATATCGAAGCTCTATCACGTGTAGTAAGCGACGACGTAGCTGTCATTCTAGAGCCAGTGCAGGGCGAAGCTGGTGTTGTCATTCCGGATTCGGGCTATCTTGCCGCGGTTCGGCAGCTGTGCGACCAAACCGGAGCGTTGCTGATTGTCGACGAGATTCAGACTGGGCTCGGACGATGTGGCTGCATGTGGAGGTCTGCACCTGTAGTGCCCGACATCCTCCTCACCGGGAAGACTCTGTCTGGGGGCGTGATTCCGGTCGCCGCCGTGGTCACTTCGGCGGAGCTCTACGAGCCGTTCGACCGAGATCTGTTCCTGCATGCGTCAACGTTCGGAGGGTCTCCAGTTGCATGCAGCGCCGTCCTCGCGACACTGGAAAAGCTTGTGGCCGATGATGTTCCCGACCGTTCTCTCAGGCTGGGAGAACAGCTAGAGAGGATTTTCCGCGAGATCACCCAGTCTGGCAAAGACGGTGCGAGCAGTGGACGGTACCCGCACCTAACAAGTGTGAGAGGGGAGGGTAGTCTGTGGGCGATGGAGTTTATCGATGAAACTGCTGCAGGAGCATTTTATTCTGCTCTTGTTCATCATGGCGTAGTAGCGAATCATTCGCTAAACGCAAGTAACATCGTTCGTTTCACGCCAAGTGCATACATTGGCGAAAGGGAGCTCATGCATTTTCGATCTGCACTTAAGAACGCGCTGGAGGCATCAAATGCGTAA
- a CDS encoding WS/DGAT domain-containing protein, with translation MLQAKQSPEASLNDVALAALTVTLQECGVRGNVGVAVPVNVRKISELRKLGNYISTATVRVDCDGSDAVTHLARYKDARRKGRMYAKRGAAMAARGALHIIASVSGRYFLDGAFASRSSSLMLSNVPPVRQELSVMGCPAKWVAALNFVPRTHQMALTLSGYQDMVTVTLQRRIESGGDDRFKDMLEIWKGQVLELAAGGRKTS, from the coding sequence ATGCTGCAAGCAAAGCAAAGTCCAGAGGCGTCGTTAAACGACGTCGCCTTAGCGGCACTTACTGTGACGTTACAGGAGTGTGGCGTAAGGGGCAACGTTGGTGTCGCCGTTCCTGTCAACGTTCGAAAGATCAGTGAGCTGCGTAAACTTGGGAATTATATCTCGACAGCAACTGTCCGAGTCGATTGTGACGGGTCCGACGCAGTAACCCATCTTGCAAGATATAAAGATGCCAGAAGGAAGGGACGCATGTACGCCAAGCGGGGTGCCGCTATGGCAGCACGAGGGGCCCTACATATCATCGCGTCTGTGTCGGGAAGATATTTCCTCGACGGCGCGTTTGCATCGCGGTCGTCGTCGCTCATGTTGTCAAACGTTCCACCTGTGCGTCAGGAACTGTCAGTAATGGGTTGCCCGGCGAAGTGGGTCGCTGCCCTCAACTTTGTACCAAGAACTCACCAGATGGCTCTTACGTTGAGTGGATACCAGGACATGGTAACAGTAACTCTACAGAGACGTATTGAAAGCGGCGGTGATGATAGGTTCAAAGATATGCTTGAAATTTGGAAGGGACAAGTTCTTGAGCTCGCGGCAGGCGGTAGAAAGACTAGTTGA
- a CDS encoding flavin reductase family protein, with the protein MATSAGANERDGVPQLNKRQIDFIEVFRHNPARVSIVASRVGGRPVGITISSLTSVSVKPPLFAISYSKGDGQSGAVRNASHVTVNLLCQGSEDLARSFASSDGAKFKSERVSSRWSINELGLPVLKEATSVIVGRKTDSIEVADAMLVIYQAEEVENHSEEAEGVTATTALLYCDGKFAS; encoded by the coding sequence ATGGCAACGTCTGCGGGCGCAAACGAGAGGGATGGCGTTCCTCAGCTTAACAAAAGGCAAATTGACTTCATCGAAGTGTTTCGACATAATCCGGCGCGGGTATCGATTGTAGCTTCGCGAGTCGGTGGCCGACCTGTCGGAATAACGATCTCGAGCCTCACCTCGGTGTCTGTAAAGCCACCCCTGTTTGCAATATCGTACTCAAAGGGAGATGGCCAATCAGGCGCAGTGAGGAATGCCTCGCACGTGACAGTAAATCTACTATGTCAAGGTAGTGAAGACTTAGCTAGATCGTTTGCGTCGAGTGACGGTGCTAAGTTTAAAAGCGAACGAGTTAGTTCACGGTGGTCCATCAATGAGTTGGGATTGCCGGTCCTCAAGGAAGCAACGTCAGTGATCGTCGGGCGAAAAACTGATAGCATCGAGGTAGCTGATGCTATGTTGGTGATATACCAAGCCGAAGAAGTAGAGAATCATTCTGAGGAGGCGGAGGGCGTGACAGCCACGACCGCGTTGCTGTATTGTGACGGGAAATTCGCTTCTTAA
- a CDS encoding glycoside hydrolase family 25 protein produces MAFLPRRRRARTSVPARLTTATLVGTAATVAVLVATDVVAVPSWALDGIDVSSHQHPGSSAIDWNSVAADGQSFAFIKATEGTGYTNPYFSTDSAKATAAGVTPGSYHYAKPGVSDARSQARYYAAALATGAQPSLPPTLDLEEDGGLGPAQLQKWVGDWIDEITTLTGREPIIYTYQYFWEHQMGNTTKFNRYPLWLAYYNDSLPNTLPGGWDTVTFWQYSSSGQVDGVITNVDMNKYYGSDEQLQKLAGRPSKNSPVGTAADALAPLKDTTVTEAGAANAVEHTVAQVTGGRALNLPLTTDVLVKLLGFLGGEVGADALLQSARESGLAGSAGNALVEAAKQVVGSKLTLPKTNINDLVGSATNPSGDVDLAGVLRILQAFGADDWAARVTEGSDAAASVAGSLEGLDAATSGAGAANSAN; encoded by the coding sequence ATGGCTTTCCTCCCCCGGCGCCGCCGCGCCCGCACTTCAGTCCCTGCGCGCCTCACCACAGCGACTCTCGTCGGCACAGCGGCGACCGTTGCGGTGCTCGTCGCCACCGACGTCGTCGCGGTCCCCTCGTGGGCCCTCGACGGCATCGACGTGTCCAGCCACCAGCACCCCGGCTCCTCCGCGATCGACTGGAACTCCGTCGCCGCCGACGGCCAGTCCTTCGCCTTCATCAAGGCCACCGAGGGCACCGGCTACACCAACCCGTACTTCTCCACCGACTCCGCCAAGGCCACCGCCGCCGGGGTCACGCCGGGCAGCTACCACTACGCCAAGCCCGGCGTCAGCGACGCCCGCTCCCAGGCCCGCTACTACGCCGCCGCCCTCGCCACGGGCGCGCAGCCGTCGTTGCCCCCCACCCTCGACCTCGAGGAGGACGGGGGACTCGGCCCCGCCCAGCTCCAGAAGTGGGTCGGTGACTGGATCGACGAGATCACCACCCTCACCGGCCGCGAGCCGATCATCTACACCTACCAGTACTTCTGGGAACACCAGATGGGGAACACCACGAAGTTCAACAGGTACCCCCTGTGGCTCGCGTACTACAACGACTCCCTGCCGAACACCCTCCCCGGCGGCTGGGACACGGTCACGTTCTGGCAGTACTCCTCCTCCGGCCAGGTCGACGGCGTCATCACCAACGTCGACATGAACAAGTACTACGGCTCCGACGAGCAGCTCCAGAAGCTCGCCGGACGGCCGTCGAAGAACTCGCCGGTCGGCACGGCCGCCGACGCCCTCGCCCCGCTCAAGGACACCACCGTCACCGAGGCCGGCGCCGCGAACGCCGTGGAGCACACCGTCGCCCAGGTCACCGGCGGCCGCGCGCTCAACCTCCCGCTCACCACCGACGTGCTCGTGAAGCTGCTCGGCTTCCTCGGCGGCGAGGTCGGGGCGGACGCGCTCCTCCAGTCCGCCCGCGAGTCCGGGCTCGCCGGGTCGGCCGGGAACGCGCTCGTCGAGGCGGCGAAGCAGGTCGTCGGCTCGAAGCTCACCCTCCCGAAGACGAACATCAACGACCTCGTCGGCAGTGCCACGAACCCCTCCGGGGACGTCGACCTCGCCGGGGTGCTGCGGATCCTGCAGGCCTTCGGCGCGGACGACTGGGCCGCCCGGGTCACCGAGGGCTCCGACGCCGCCGCGTCCGTCGCGGGGAGTCTCGAGGGTCTCGACGCCGCCACGTCCGGTGCCGGCGCCGCGAACTCCGCGAACTGA
- a CDS encoding PrsW family intramembrane metalloprotease, whose amino-acid sequence MTENDTANDAAGGAVNDTANDVVNGVPQDTPQYDTGYTPVDDTTWGRSPDRPAVPLTRVVDGWAVTETSRAFHRSVPRPVRPALRPFADIHLAAYIVLVAVCAVLAAFAILINPVTFGAGPLLLSAGISVVVGAVVWFLLMRLRIAAGTPLLLGAAAIVWGVTAGTMFGSMTVGQAASDVAVQWGAPWLEASFGGAWPEEISKALGVWLLLSVGRAWWNRPWHGIVAGMLVGLGFELYENSLYAVGQAILDPTSDLSGAVDMWVTRVVAGPGLHIIFAGITGFGVGQALFRAHRSTAWRFGQVLGWGLTGFAVHFLWNMAVPDTVAQIVLLVVVYLAGVGVLVTLIVQSTREMGVAHRAGLAPAVTVYRRLPRVMHELVPSGAVPPPGAASQQVNGVQPASWFPPQQGGVASSSPVQPQGDVPPSAPVQPGTPPPTSGFP is encoded by the coding sequence ATGACGGAGAATGACACGGCGAACGACGCGGCGGGTGGCGCGGTGAACGACACGGCGAACGACGTGGTGAACGGCGTCCCGCAGGACACCCCGCAGTACGACACCGGGTACACCCCGGTCGACGACACGACCTGGGGCCGGAGCCCGGACCGGCCGGCCGTCCCGCTGACGCGGGTCGTCGACGGTTGGGCGGTCACGGAGACCTCCCGAGCGTTCCACCGCTCGGTGCCGCGCCCGGTCCGGCCGGCGCTCCGCCCGTTCGCGGACATCCACCTCGCGGCCTACATCGTCCTCGTGGCCGTGTGCGCGGTCCTCGCCGCGTTCGCGATCCTCATCAACCCCGTGACCTTCGGGGCGGGGCCGCTGCTGCTGTCGGCGGGGATCTCCGTCGTCGTCGGGGCGGTCGTCTGGTTCCTCCTCATGCGGCTGCGCATCGCGGCCGGGACGCCGCTGCTCCTGGGGGCCGCGGCGATCGTCTGGGGGGTGACGGCCGGGACGATGTTCGGGTCGATGACCGTCGGCCAGGCCGCGTCCGACGTGGCGGTCCAGTGGGGCGCGCCCTGGCTGGAGGCGTCGTTCGGCGGCGCGTGGCCGGAGGAGATCTCCAAGGCGCTCGGCGTGTGGCTGCTGCTGTCCGTGGGCCGGGCCTGGTGGAACCGCCCGTGGCACGGCATCGTCGCGGGGATGCTCGTCGGCCTCGGCTTCGAGCTCTACGAGAACTCCCTCTACGCCGTCGGCCAGGCGATCCTCGACCCGACCTCCGATCTGAGCGGGGCGGTGGACATGTGGGTGACGCGCGTCGTCGCGGGCCCGGGGCTGCACATCATCTTCGCCGGGATCACCGGGTTCGGTGTCGGCCAGGCGCTGTTCCGGGCGCACCGGTCGACGGCGTGGCGGTTCGGCCAGGTCCTCGGCTGGGGGCTCACCGGCTTCGCGGTGCACTTCCTGTGGAACATGGCGGTGCCGGACACGGTCGCGCAGATCGTGCTGCTGGTCGTCGTGTACCTCGCGGGGGTGGGGGTGCTCGTCACCCTCATCGTCCAGTCCACCCGGGAGATGGGGGTGGCTCACCGGGCGGGTCTCGCCCCGGCGGTCACGGTGTACCGACGCCTTCCGCGCGTCATGCACGAACTCGTCCCGTCGGGTGCGGTGCCGCCGCCCGGAGCTGCATCTCAGCAGGTCAACGGGGTGCAGCCGGCGTCGTGGTTCCCGCCGCAGCAGGGGGGCGTGGCGTCGTCGTCCCCCGTGCAGCCGCAGGGGGACGTCCCGCCCTCCGCACCGGTGCAGCCGGGGACACCACCCCCGACCTCCGGTTTCCCGTGA
- a CDS encoding M13 family metallopeptidase — MSDTAASTPPAGTDLPDDITEAATGPVPGPAEDLYRHVNGDWIATHAIPADRGVDGTFHQLRDRAEADVRAIVEAADPDTRIGALYRSFMDTEGIDAAGPEVLEEDLAGVRGATDMTGFARALGELDVHGVGGVVGFWVEKDSGSDVERAYIVQSGLGLPDEAYYRQDQHAETRVAYRELIRDMFDLAEDLPRPGRWASATSGDAADAVVAFETALASGHWDNVASRDAEKTYNLTDPADLPTGFPFVEWLRAVRIDPDSEGGRRVVVSQPSYLEHVATMATDGSHDLDTWKLWAYWHVLRSRAGLLPERFGQRTFDFYGRTLMGSTEQRARWKRALGLIEGQVGEDVGRVFVDEHFPPAHKERMEELVRHLLEAYEERISSLPWMTPATRDRALEKLSLFRAKIGYPERWRDFSGLEFGPGGADLVANVRRGSEFNHAHEVGKLGRPSDDELWFTTPQTVNAFYNPVKNDITFPAAILRPPFFDPEADMAGNFGAIGAVIGHEIGHGFDDQGSKYDGHGNLNSWWTDEDREAFSALTDRLVEQYDGLVPTGLAQRGITEHRVNGRFTLGENIGDLGGLGIAVVALRRYLAEQGETVESAPTAPVEGLDGDFTALQRLFLRWARVWQTAIRPQMSAQYASVDPHSPAEFRCNVVCRNVAEFHEAFDVHEGDGMWLDEADRVRIW, encoded by the coding sequence ATGTCTGACACTGCAGCGAGCACACCCCCGGCCGGGACCGACCTCCCGGACGACATCACCGAGGCGGCGACGGGCCCGGTCCCCGGCCCGGCGGAGGACCTCTACCGCCACGTCAACGGCGACTGGATCGCCACCCACGCCATCCCCGCCGACCGCGGCGTGGACGGCACGTTCCACCAGCTGCGGGACCGCGCGGAGGCGGACGTCCGCGCGATCGTGGAGGCCGCGGACCCGGACACCCGCATCGGGGCCCTGTACCGCTCCTTCATGGACACGGAGGGGATTGACGCCGCCGGCCCGGAGGTGCTCGAGGAGGACCTCGCGGGCGTCCGGGGGGCGACGGACATGACCGGGTTCGCGCGGGCGCTCGGTGAGCTCGACGTCCACGGCGTCGGCGGGGTCGTCGGGTTCTGGGTGGAGAAGGACTCCGGGTCGGACGTGGAGCGGGCGTACATCGTCCAGTCCGGGCTCGGCCTGCCGGACGAGGCCTACTACCGCCAGGACCAGCACGCCGAGACGCGCGTGGCGTACCGGGAGCTCATCCGGGACATGTTCGACCTCGCGGAGGACCTGCCCCGGCCCGGCCGGTGGGCGTCCGCGACCAGCGGTGACGCCGCCGACGCGGTCGTCGCGTTCGAGACCGCCCTCGCGTCCGGCCACTGGGACAACGTCGCCAGCCGGGACGCGGAGAAGACGTACAACCTCACCGACCCGGCGGACCTGCCGACCGGGTTCCCCTTCGTCGAGTGGCTCCGCGCCGTGCGCATCGACCCGGACTCGGAGGGGGGACGTCGCGTCGTCGTGTCCCAACCCTCCTACCTCGAGCACGTCGCGACGATGGCCACCGACGGCTCCCACGACCTCGACACGTGGAAGCTGTGGGCCTACTGGCACGTGCTGCGGAGCCGGGCGGGGCTCCTCCCGGAGCGGTTCGGGCAGCGCACCTTCGACTTCTACGGCCGGACGCTCATGGGGTCGACCGAGCAGCGGGCGCGGTGGAAGCGCGCGCTGGGGCTCATCGAGGGCCAGGTCGGCGAGGACGTCGGCCGCGTGTTCGTCGACGAGCACTTCCCGCCGGCTCACAAGGAGCGGATGGAGGAGCTGGTCCGCCACCTGCTCGAGGCGTACGAGGAGCGGATCTCCTCCCTGCCGTGGATGACCCCGGCGACGCGCGACCGGGCGCTGGAGAAGCTGTCCCTGTTCCGCGCGAAGATCGGCTACCCGGAGCGGTGGCGGGACTTCAGCGGGCTGGAGTTCGGGCCGGGGGGCGCGGACCTCGTGGCGAACGTGCGCCGCGGGTCGGAGTTCAACCACGCCCACGAGGTCGGCAAGCTCGGCCGGCCGAGCGACGACGAGCTGTGGTTCACGACCCCGCAGACCGTCAACGCCTTCTACAACCCGGTGAAGAACGACATCACGTTCCCCGCCGCGATCCTCCGCCCGCCGTTCTTCGACCCGGAGGCGGACATGGCCGGCAACTTCGGCGCGATCGGCGCGGTCATCGGGCACGAGATCGGGCACGGGTTCGACGACCAGGGGTCGAAGTACGACGGCCACGGCAACCTCAACTCGTGGTGGACCGACGAGGACCGGGAGGCGTTCAGCGCCCTCACCGACCGGCTCGTCGAGCAGTACGACGGGCTTGTGCCGACGGGCCTCGCGCAGCGCGGGATCACCGAGCACCGGGTCAACGGCCGGTTCACCCTCGGGGAGAACATCGGTGACCTCGGCGGACTGGGGATCGCGGTCGTGGCCCTGCGGCGGTACCTCGCCGAGCAGGGGGAGACGGTCGAGTCCGCGCCCACGGCCCCGGTCGAGGGTCTCGACGGGGACTTCACCGCGCTCCAGCGCCTCTTCCTGCGGTGGGCGCGGGTGTGGCAGACCGCGATCCGGCCGCAGATGTCGGCGCAGTACGCGTCCGTCGACCCGCACTCCCCGGCGGAGTTCCGCTGCAACGTGGTGTGCCGGAACGTCGCGGAGTTCCACGAGGCCTTCGACGTGCACGAGGGCGACGGCATGTGGCTCGACGAGGCCGACCGGGTGAGGATCTGGTGA
- a CDS encoding VOC family protein encodes MPALVAEPGMPVWIDLATTDLGKAKHFYAELFDWEFETLCDGYTVARKQGMPVAGIGQVAEDNTSIWGLMLYTPDIEDAYARAVEIGATSVLPPRDVGRRGRMAVLVDPSGATVGLKDPEAAENFFAAGEPGTPVWHELLVGEKYDETLAFYHAFAGWDIRKRNDSERLRYATGEIDGSPLCGMWDTSELDENPSMWTLYLGVADVDRAAKRVHKLGGKVVRQPSTTELGRLATIVDPGGALLNICEVAEPEPETGHEPDILAAEELRRAGLS; translated from the coding sequence ATGCCAGCTCTGGTGGCGGAACCCGGAATGCCGGTGTGGATCGACCTGGCGACGACTGACCTGGGCAAGGCCAAGCACTTCTACGCCGAACTCTTCGACTGGGAGTTCGAGACGCTGTGCGACGGGTACACCGTCGCCCGCAAACAGGGGATGCCGGTCGCGGGCATCGGCCAGGTCGCGGAGGACAACACGTCGATCTGGGGGCTGATGCTCTACACCCCGGACATCGAGGACGCGTACGCCCGGGCCGTGGAGATCGGCGCGACGTCCGTGCTCCCGCCCCGGGACGTCGGGCGGCGGGGCCGCATGGCGGTGCTCGTCGACCCCTCGGGCGCGACCGTCGGCCTCAAGGACCCGGAGGCGGCGGAGAACTTCTTCGCCGCCGGTGAGCCCGGCACCCCGGTCTGGCACGAGCTGCTGGTGGGGGAGAAGTACGACGAGACGCTCGCGTTCTACCACGCCTTCGCCGGCTGGGACATCAGGAAGCGCAACGACTCGGAGCGCCTCCGCTACGCGACGGGCGAGATCGACGGCTCCCCGCTGTGCGGCATGTGGGACACCTCCGAACTCGACGAGAACCCCAGCATGTGGACGCTCTACCTCGGCGTCGCGGACGTCGACCGGGCGGCGAAGCGCGTGCACAAGCTCGGCGGGAAGGTCGTCCGCCAGCCCTCGACGACGGAACTCGGCCGGCTGGCGACGATCGTCGACCCGGGCGGCGCACTGCTCAACATCTGCGAGGTCGCGGAGCCGGAGCCGGAGACCGGCCACGAGCCGGACATCCTCGCCGCGGAGGAGCTGCGGCGCGCCGGCCTGTCCTGA